In one window of Frigoriglobus tundricola DNA:
- a CDS encoding NAD-dependent epimerase/dehydratase family protein: MRLLITGATGFIGLPAWRAARDTFDVYATARRPGAPGVMRVHPCDLLAPGAAEQLMDEVRPTHLLHLAWIATPGTYWTSPDNDRWVAASKRLLLAFARSGGGRAVVAGTCAEYDWTAAEVCRESDTPLRPQTTYGRCKLELSEWATAFGRARGVRVAWARLFWTYGPREHPGRLVPSVARSLLAGAPALCSAGTQERDFLHVDDVAAALVALTHSSLSGPINIGSGEPVAVRDVVAGVARACGRTGLVRLGARPTPPGEPPRVTADVTRLRDELGWRPRIDLATGLRATANWWRGEEQGVPKCG, encoded by the coding sequence ATGAGACTACTCATCACCGGTGCGACGGGGTTCATCGGCCTACCGGCCTGGCGCGCCGCACGGGACACGTTTGACGTGTACGCCACGGCCCGCCGGCCCGGCGCACCGGGCGTGATGCGCGTTCACCCCTGCGACCTGCTGGCCCCGGGAGCGGCCGAGCAGTTGATGGACGAGGTGCGGCCGACGCACCTCCTGCACCTGGCCTGGATCGCCACGCCGGGTACGTACTGGACTTCACCCGACAACGACCGGTGGGTGGCCGCGTCGAAGCGCTTGCTGCTCGCGTTCGCTCGCTCGGGCGGGGGGCGGGCGGTCGTCGCCGGTACGTGCGCCGAATACGACTGGACCGCCGCCGAAGTGTGCCGCGAGTCCGACACGCCGCTGCGCCCCCAGACGACCTACGGCCGGTGCAAGCTCGAACTGAGCGAGTGGGCAACGGCCTTCGGCCGGGCGCGGGGCGTGCGGGTGGCGTGGGCGCGGCTGTTCTGGACGTACGGCCCGCGCGAACACCCCGGGCGACTGGTGCCGTCGGTCGCGCGGTCGCTGCTCGCCGGCGCACCGGCACTGTGTTCCGCCGGAACGCAGGAGCGCGACTTTCTCCACGTCGATGACGTGGCCGCGGCCCTCGTGGCACTCACGCACAGCTCCCTGTCCGGCCCCATTAATATCGGCTCCGGCGAGCCCGTCGCGGTGCGCGACGTGGTCGCGGGCGTCGCCCGCGCGTGCGGGCGAACGGGCCTCGTTCGGCTGGGCGCACGGCCGACGCCCCCGGGCGAACCGCCCCGGGTCACCGCGGACGTGACCCGGCTGCGCGACGAACTCGGCTGGCGGCCCCGGATCGATCTGGCGACCGGCTTGCGCGCGACCGCCAACTGGTGGCGCGGCGAAGAACAAGGAGTGCCCAAATGCGGCTGA
- a CDS encoding DinB family protein: MKSLADRFRTWYEYERDCNAKSLTMLASVPVERRTEAEFQKAVGRLAHLVAARRRWLYRLGHWSELPAIFPPDTALPDLPALVADTEAAWVAYLGRLDENELARVIEWQAPDGRRYRWDVEGILTQTFGHAWYHRGQIAQLVAALDGRAVDTDYIFWCKLPPIDNPPPA; this comes from the coding sequence ATGAAGTCGCTGGCCGACCGCTTCCGCACGTGGTACGAGTACGAGCGCGATTGCAACGCGAAATCGCTGACCATGCTCGCGTCCGTTCCGGTCGAGCGCCGCACGGAAGCCGAGTTCCAAAAGGCCGTTGGCCGGCTGGCCCACCTGGTCGCCGCCCGCCGGCGGTGGTTGTACCGGTTGGGACACTGGTCGGAACTGCCGGCCATCTTCCCCCCGGACACCGCTCTGCCGGACCTCCCCGCGCTCGTCGCCGACACCGAGGCGGCGTGGGTCGCGTACCTGGGGCGGTTGGACGAGAACGAACTGGCCCGTGTCATCGAGTGGCAGGCCCCCGACGGGCGCCGGTACCGGTGGGACGTCGAGGGGATTTTGACCCAGACGTTCGGGCACGCCTGGTACCACCGCGGGCAGATCGCCCAACTGGTCGCGGCGCTCGACGGTCGGGCCGTCGATACCGATTACATCTTCTGGTGCAAGTTGCCGCCGATCGACAATCCGCCGCCGGCGTGA
- a CDS encoding sigma factor-like helix-turn-helix DNA-binding protein, whose translation MLRRLTPAERRLADWRAQGWDWAAIAAATGAPAGTVRKRLARALDRVSQELGLDEVGDA comes from the coding sequence GTGCTTCGCCGACTGACCCCGGCCGAGCGCCGGCTGGCGGACTGGCGGGCACAGGGCTGGGACTGGGCCGCGATCGCCGCAGCAACGGGCGCACCGGCCGGCACCGTGCGGAAGCGCCTGGCCCGCGCGCTCGATCGCGTCTCGCAAGAACTCGGGCTCGACGAGGTGGGCGATGCCTGA
- a CDS encoding glycosyltransferase family 2 protein, with product MSEVKFSVVIPTRERADTLRFALRTCLDQTFDDYEVIVSDNFSSPATRAVVDEAGSPKVRYVRTAGPVAMSSNWEFGVGHARGEYVVLIGDDDGLLPHALAELDRLTRAHGAKAVQWTAAYYTWPTVALPGQGNYLRVPFGCGLGERDGAAAIRDVAAFRAFYTDLPMLYNAAVHRDVLAELKRRTGRVFRHLIPDVYSGFAVAHAAGRYLSTTVPMSVSGQSAASNGIATLFHHGRSEIDREFHALNAQDGFRSDPTVPDLAVFPHVPVADAFACAKRALFPDLPVAVDRRALSAACVAGARVAEADWPAARAAVRAALADRPDLLAWFDAELGPTPYRPPAPVRLRPEHLGFDGATLHLDAAAFGVTDVAGAALLCERLLDFRDRPVQYAGSADDPHVAAMKISDLAYLCDERERAILRLHLATAELQRACDERSAMIHQISRTAGAQVRELDQRLQVAEGHLDSERRWSLKRPVRAAKKLLDVTTSTLFKRPAGAR from the coding sequence ATGTCCGAGGTGAAGTTCAGCGTGGTGATCCCGACGCGGGAGCGCGCGGACACCCTCCGGTTCGCGCTGCGCACGTGCCTGGATCAGACGTTCGACGACTACGAGGTGATCGTCTCGGACAACTTCAGCTCGCCGGCCACGCGGGCGGTCGTGGACGAGGCCGGGTCGCCCAAGGTGCGGTACGTCCGGACGGCCGGCCCGGTGGCGATGAGTAGCAACTGGGAGTTCGGCGTCGGGCACGCCCGGGGCGAGTACGTCGTCCTGATCGGCGACGACGACGGCCTGCTGCCGCACGCCCTGGCCGAGTTGGACCGGCTCACGCGGGCGCACGGCGCGAAGGCGGTCCAGTGGACGGCGGCGTACTACACCTGGCCCACCGTCGCCCTCCCGGGGCAGGGGAACTACCTGCGGGTGCCGTTCGGGTGCGGGCTGGGCGAGCGCGACGGGGCGGCCGCGATCCGCGACGTGGCCGCGTTCCGCGCGTTCTATACCGACCTGCCGATGCTCTACAACGCCGCCGTTCACCGCGACGTGCTGGCCGAACTCAAGCGGCGCACGGGGCGCGTGTTCCGCCACCTGATCCCGGACGTGTACTCGGGGTTCGCGGTCGCCCACGCGGCCGGGCGGTACCTCTCCACCACGGTGCCGATGTCGGTGTCGGGGCAGTCGGCGGCGAGCAACGGGATCGCGACCCTGTTCCACCACGGGCGGTCCGAGATCGATCGCGAGTTCCACGCGCTCAACGCGCAGGACGGGTTCCGCTCGGACCCCACGGTCCCGGACCTGGCGGTGTTCCCGCACGTGCCGGTGGCGGACGCGTTCGCGTGTGCCAAGCGGGCGCTGTTCCCGGACCTGCCGGTCGCGGTGGACCGCCGGGCCCTGTCCGCGGCGTGTGTGGCCGGCGCGCGGGTGGCGGAAGCGGACTGGCCCGCGGCGCGGGCCGCGGTGCGGGCCGCGCTCGCCGACCGGCCCGACCTCCTGGCGTGGTTCGACGCGGAACTGGGCCCGACGCCGTACCGGCCCCCGGCCCCGGTCCGCCTCCGGCCCGAACACCTCGGGTTCGACGGGGCCACCCTGCACCTGGACGCGGCCGCGTTCGGGGTCACGGACGTGGCCGGCGCGGCCCTGCTGTGCGAGCGGCTGCTGGACTTCCGCGACCGGCCGGTCCAGTACGCCGGGTCGGCGGACGACCCGCACGTCGCGGCCATGAAGATCTCCGACCTCGCGTACCTGTGCGACGAGCGCGAGCGGGCCATTCTCCGGTTGCACCTGGCCACCGCCGAACTCCAGCGGGCGTGCGACGAGCGCTCCGCGATGATCCACCAGATCAGCCGCACCGCGGGCGCCCAGGTCCGCGAACTCGATCAGCGGCTGCAAGTGGCCGAGGGGCACCTGGACAGCGAGCGGCGGTGGTCGCTGAAGCGCCCCGTCCGGGCGGCCAAGAAGTTGCTCGACGTGACCACGTCCACCCTGTTCAAGCGCCCGGCCGGGGCGCGGTAG
- a CDS encoding HEAT repeat domain-containing protein → MGPEARAAVPALIGLLKDDELEVRRQAAVTLGEFGPDAAAAAKPLAEALRDRSWRVRQQVAIALGELGSEAHTAVPALAGALKDPVAVVRRTAAHALGRIATDAPKAVPPLVEALKDSASDVRESAAEALGEFGTGAKAALPALRALAKDTDEDVRRAAAEAIRKITEGG, encoded by the coding sequence ATCGGCCCCGAAGCGCGGGCCGCGGTCCCGGCGCTCATCGGGCTGCTCAAAGACGACGAGCTGGAGGTCCGCCGCCAGGCCGCGGTCACGCTCGGGGAGTTCGGACCGGACGCCGCAGCCGCCGCGAAGCCGCTGGCGGAGGCCCTGCGGGACCGGAGCTGGCGCGTCCGGCAGCAGGTCGCGATCGCCCTGGGGGAACTCGGCTCCGAGGCCCACACTGCCGTGCCCGCGCTCGCCGGTGCGCTGAAAGACCCGGTCGCGGTGGTGCGCCGCACCGCGGCTCATGCCCTGGGCCGGATCGCCACGGACGCCCCGAAGGCCGTGCCCCCCCTTGTCGAAGCGCTCAAGGATTCCGCCAGTGACGTCCGTGAATCGGCCGCCGAAGCGCTCGGGGAATTCGGAACGGGCGCCAAAGCGGCACTTCCGGCGCTCCGAGCCCTGGCCAAGGACACCGACGAGGACGTCCGCAGGGCCGCTGCCGAAGCGATCCGCAAAATCACCGAAGGCGGTTGA
- a CDS encoding ECF-type sigma factor, with the protein MANEPQFADLIRRVRAGQAEAAAELVDQFEPEIRRAIRMRLTDPRLRRVLDSVDICQSVFGQFFARAAAGQFDLQEPNQLVRLLVVMAQNRLRNHAAFQQAARRDQRRSPRTAPPLSTALRARRPPRAASSPGASCSPRCFAD; encoded by the coding sequence ATGGCGAACGAACCGCAGTTTGCCGATCTCATCCGCCGGGTGCGCGCCGGACAGGCCGAGGCCGCCGCCGAATTGGTCGATCAGTTCGAACCGGAAATCCGGCGGGCCATTCGCATGCGGTTGACCGACCCCCGGTTGCGTCGGGTGCTGGATTCGGTGGACATCTGCCAGTCGGTGTTCGGCCAGTTCTTCGCTCGGGCCGCCGCCGGACAGTTCGACCTTCAGGAGCCGAACCAGCTCGTTCGGCTCCTGGTCGTCATGGCGCAAAACCGGCTCCGGAACCACGCCGCGTTCCAACAGGCCGCCCGGCGCGACCAGCGGCGCTCGCCGCGGACGGCCCCGCCGCTCTCGACGGCGTTGCGGGCGCGCCGGCCACCCCGAGCCGCGTCCTCGCCGGGCGCGAGTTGCTCGCCGAGGTGCTTCGCCGACTGA
- a CDS encoding metallophosphoesterase, with product MRQFLFGLVTAAALCGVVALSRSESGPDARAAADASELKIESGDKNPWTALKLNNDPDQFTFAVVSDRTGGHRDKVFSQAVARVNLLQPQFVMSVGDLIEGYTTKDEKIKEEWDEFDGYVKKFEMPFFYTAGNHDLANKTMVTKWGERYGKKYYSFTYKGALFLVLCSENPPTGMGTIDKEQNEWLAKTVAANKDAKWTFVFLHKPIWTAKDLEKNGWAAVEKTLAGRKYTVFCGHEHAYVRYERNGAEHFQLATTGGGSLMRGVEYGEFDHVAWITMKKDRPLIANVLLDGVLPSDLKVPESVEKGVPTKRKPTFPVSGRVTAGGQVVPGATVTLHTYNPDSERYSAVAVGRTDDMGRFQITTYAKFDGAPVGEYVVTVTKSEAVPAAFAAPATSSLKLRIFETPNTLTLDLPAK from the coding sequence ATGCGACAGTTCCTATTCGGCCTCGTCACCGCCGCCGCGCTGTGCGGCGTCGTCGCCCTGTCCCGGTCGGAGTCCGGCCCGGACGCTCGCGCCGCGGCCGACGCGAGCGAACTCAAGATCGAGAGCGGCGACAAGAACCCCTGGACGGCTCTGAAGCTCAACAACGACCCGGACCAGTTCACCTTCGCGGTGGTCTCGGACCGCACCGGCGGGCACCGCGACAAGGTGTTCTCGCAGGCCGTGGCGCGCGTGAACCTGCTCCAGCCGCAGTTCGTGATGTCCGTCGGCGACCTGATCGAGGGGTACACGACCAAGGACGAGAAGATCAAAGAGGAGTGGGACGAGTTCGACGGCTACGTCAAGAAGTTCGAGATGCCGTTCTTCTACACCGCGGGCAACCACGACCTCGCCAACAAGACGATGGTGACCAAGTGGGGCGAGCGGTACGGCAAGAAGTACTACTCGTTCACCTACAAGGGCGCGCTGTTCCTCGTGCTGTGTTCCGAGAACCCGCCGACCGGCATGGGCACCATCGACAAGGAGCAGAACGAGTGGCTGGCGAAGACGGTGGCGGCCAACAAGGACGCGAAATGGACGTTCGTGTTCCTGCACAAGCCGATCTGGACCGCCAAGGACCTGGAGAAGAACGGCTGGGCCGCGGTGGAGAAGACGCTCGCCGGGCGCAAGTACACGGTGTTCTGCGGGCACGAACACGCCTACGTCCGGTACGAGCGCAACGGCGCGGAGCACTTCCAGCTCGCGACCACCGGCGGCGGCAGCCTCATGCGCGGGGTCGAGTACGGCGAGTTCGACCACGTCGCCTGGATCACGATGAAGAAGGACCGGCCGCTCATCGCGAACGTGCTCCTGGACGGCGTGCTCCCGTCGGACCTCAAGGTGCCGGAGAGCGTTGAGAAGGGGGTGCCGACCAAGAGGAAGCCGACCTTCCCCGTGAGCGGGCGCGTGACCGCGGGGGGCCAAGTGGTCCCGGGGGCGACCGTCACGCTGCACACGTACAACCCCGATTCCGAGCGGTACTCCGCGGTCGCGGTGGGGCGCACCGACGACATGGGGCGGTTCCAGATCACCACCTACGCGAAGTTCGACGGCGCCCCGGTGGGCGAGTACGTGGTGACGGTGACGAAGTCCGAAGCGGTCCCGGCCGCGTTCGCCGCACCGGCCACGTCGTCGTTGAAGCTCCGGATCTTTGAAACGCCGAACACGTTGACGCTGGACCTGCCCGCGAAGTAA
- a CDS encoding D-alanine--D-alanine ligase family protein has protein sequence MTPPSILVLYNEPVLPLDHPDAGSEHDVLDTVNDTFKVLKAAGFRTTRLGINYDPQPLLDLFKRDRPDAVFNLFEGIATQTGTEVSAAALLEWLNVPFTGCPSPALALGRDKVRSKHVLSAAGIPTPDYAVIDALPVPRWRRPWPAIVKPAYQDASVGIDQNSVVTSQKQLDDRVKFVLSTYGPPALVERFVFGREFHVNIIEDRDAAPNTPPLVLPLAEIAFKNDQPGKWPVYTFTAKWDEQSDEYKSAPLRAPVEIPADDFARLELIAQRAFRTLQCRDYARIDVRMDGDGKFYVLEVNPNPYLNSLALVNGLLAIGRTHEHLLVELSLMALNRGGKDVPAGAVTVPVGVITV, from the coding sequence ATGACGCCGCCTTCCATACTCGTCCTGTACAACGAGCCGGTTCTCCCGCTCGACCACCCGGACGCCGGCTCCGAACACGACGTTCTGGACACCGTCAACGACACCTTCAAGGTTCTCAAAGCCGCCGGTTTTCGGACCACCCGCCTCGGCATCAACTACGACCCGCAACCGCTCCTCGACCTTTTCAAGCGGGACCGGCCGGACGCGGTGTTCAACCTGTTCGAGGGCATCGCCACACAGACCGGCACCGAAGTCTCGGCCGCGGCGCTCCTGGAATGGCTGAACGTTCCGTTCACCGGGTGCCCGTCCCCGGCGCTCGCGCTCGGGCGGGACAAGGTGCGGAGCAAGCACGTGCTCTCGGCCGCCGGGATCCCCACACCCGACTACGCCGTTATTGACGCCCTGCCGGTCCCGCGCTGGCGCCGCCCGTGGCCCGCAATTGTGAAGCCCGCGTACCAGGACGCGAGTGTCGGGATCGATCAGAACAGCGTGGTCACCTCGCAGAAGCAGCTCGACGACCGCGTCAAGTTCGTCCTCTCGACTTACGGCCCGCCGGCGCTCGTGGAGCGGTTCGTGTTCGGCCGCGAGTTCCACGTCAACATCATCGAAGACCGGGACGCGGCGCCGAACACGCCCCCGCTGGTCCTGCCCCTCGCGGAGATCGCGTTCAAGAACGATCAGCCGGGCAAGTGGCCCGTGTACACGTTCACCGCCAAGTGGGACGAACAGAGCGACGAGTACAAGTCCGCCCCGCTGCGGGCGCCGGTCGAGATCCCGGCCGACGATTTCGCCCGCCTCGAACTCATCGCCCAGCGGGCGTTCCGCACCTTGCAGTGCCGCGATTACGCCCGGATCGACGTGCGCATGGACGGCGACGGCAAGTTCTACGTCCTCGAGGTGAACCCGAACCCGTACCTGAACAGTCTGGCACTCGTTAACGGCCTGCTCGCGATCGGCCGGACCCACGAGCACCTCCTGGTCGAGCTATCGCTGATGGCACTGAACCGCGGGGGTAAAGACGTGCCGGCGGGCGCCGTCACCGTGCCGGTCGGCGTCATCACCGTTTAG
- a CDS encoding alpha/beta fold hydrolase, with protein sequence MLQPVDQVVAGVRCAVFDSDPGRREAVVFVHGNPGPMDDWEDLVPAVAPFARAVAMDMPGYGRAERPRSFDYTIEGYGRYLGALLDHLGVDRAHLVLHDFGGAWGLRWAHDHPDRVASLTLINCGVLDGYKWHSFARIWQTPVLGELAQLTATAWGTRRALNRMNPKPLPDRFVDRVMKYADWGHKRAVLKLYRASKEIGKSVGPGVPVAETLPVCVIWGAEDPFIAVEFAEKQKRYFPRAEVHVLPGLGHWPFIDDGDAVCRLLVEFLKRHAGRSG encoded by the coding sequence ATGCTTCAACCGGTGGATCAGGTGGTTGCGGGCGTCCGGTGCGCGGTTTTCGACAGCGACCCCGGCCGGCGGGAGGCCGTGGTGTTCGTCCACGGCAACCCCGGGCCGATGGACGACTGGGAGGACCTGGTCCCGGCCGTCGCGCCGTTCGCGCGGGCCGTCGCGATGGACATGCCGGGGTACGGGCGGGCCGAACGTCCCAGGAGCTTCGACTACACGATCGAGGGCTACGGGCGGTACCTCGGGGCGCTGCTCGACCACCTGGGCGTTGACCGCGCCCATCTCGTGCTGCACGACTTCGGGGGCGCGTGGGGGCTTCGCTGGGCACACGACCACCCGGACCGAGTCGCCAGCCTGACGCTCATCAACTGCGGCGTTTTGGACGGTTACAAGTGGCACTCCTTCGCGCGAATCTGGCAGACGCCCGTGCTCGGTGAACTGGCTCAGTTAACCGCCACGGCTTGGGGCACGCGCCGCGCGCTCAACCGGATGAACCCCAAACCGCTCCCCGATCGGTTCGTCGATCGGGTCATGAAGTACGCGGACTGGGGGCACAAGCGCGCGGTCCTCAAACTGTATCGAGCATCGAAGGAAATTGGGAAATCCGTGGGACCCGGGGTTCCGGTCGCCGAGACGTTGCCGGTGTGTGTGATCTGGGGGGCCGAAGACCCGTTTATCGCGGTGGAATTCGCGGAGAAACAGAAGCGGTACTTCCCGCGCGCCGAGGTCCACGTCCTACCGGGGCTCGGGCACTGGCCGTTCATCGACGACGGGGACGCGGTCTGCCGACTGCTGGTGGAGTTCCTGAAACGACACGCGGGCCGGTCCGGCTGA
- a CDS encoding sigma-54-dependent transcriptional regulator, which yields MPTLLLIDDEPVIQHAFRKAFHPPDYETITARTAAEGLTLFADRKPDVVVLDVNLPDSTGLQTFERVKQSDARVPVLLITGRGTTELAIQAMKRGAFDYLPKPLAYDQLRELVGRAAQVSRLMSVPTVVAESGAAPAKADALVGRAPAMHEVYKAIGRVAGTDATVLILGESGTGKELVARAIYQHGERADKPFLAVNCGAIPEALLESELFGHERGAFTGADRKHIGKFEQCNGGTIFLDEIGELPLLAQVKLLRALQEQRFERVGGTETIQTNARVIAATNADLEKLVANGRFRSDLYFRLNVFTIHLPPLRQRGDDIDLLTDYYLTRFATEFDRPVPVVPPETREALRRYRWPGNVRELQSALKQGLLQMSGGVLLPDFLGVLQRGQAPEPAEGPAAPARPMLDWNRFVAERLEAGSRELYAECLGVMERQLLTRVLDRTGGNQLRAAALLGITRGSLRHKLRALGLTIERGVSADDEREE from the coding sequence ATGCCGACCCTCCTGTTGATCGACGACGAACCGGTGATCCAACACGCCTTCCGCAAAGCCTTCCACCCGCCCGATTACGAGACCATCACGGCTCGGACCGCGGCCGAGGGCCTGACGCTGTTCGCCGACCGCAAGCCCGACGTGGTCGTACTCGACGTCAATTTGCCCGATTCGACCGGTTTGCAGACGTTCGAGCGGGTCAAACAGAGCGACGCCCGTGTTCCGGTCTTGCTCATCACCGGCCGGGGCACCACCGAACTGGCGATCCAGGCCATGAAGCGCGGGGCGTTCGACTACCTGCCCAAGCCACTGGCTTACGACCAGCTCCGCGAACTGGTCGGCCGCGCGGCGCAGGTCAGTCGGCTGATGAGCGTGCCCACGGTGGTGGCCGAGTCCGGCGCCGCGCCGGCCAAGGCCGACGCGCTCGTCGGCCGTGCCCCGGCGATGCACGAGGTGTACAAGGCCATCGGTCGCGTTGCGGGCACCGACGCGACGGTGCTGATCCTCGGCGAATCCGGGACGGGCAAAGAGCTGGTCGCGCGCGCGATCTATCAGCACGGCGAACGGGCCGACAAGCCGTTCCTGGCGGTGAACTGCGGGGCCATTCCCGAAGCGCTCCTCGAGAGTGAACTGTTCGGCCACGAGAGGGGGGCGTTCACCGGCGCCGACCGCAAGCACATCGGCAAGTTCGAGCAGTGCAACGGCGGCACGATCTTCCTCGACGAGATCGGTGAACTGCCGCTACTGGCCCAGGTGAAGTTGCTCCGCGCGTTACAGGAGCAGCGGTTCGAGCGGGTCGGCGGCACCGAGACGATCCAGACGAACGCCCGGGTGATCGCGGCCACGAACGCGGACCTGGAGAAGCTGGTCGCGAACGGCCGGTTCCGCTCCGACCTGTACTTCCGGCTGAACGTGTTCACGATCCACTTGCCCCCGCTGCGGCAGCGGGGCGACGACATCGACCTGCTCACCGACTACTACCTGACCCGGTTCGCGACCGAGTTCGACCGCCCGGTGCCCGTCGTCCCCCCCGAGACGCGCGAGGCGCTGCGCAGGTACCGCTGGCCGGGCAACGTCCGCGAGCTCCAGAGCGCCCTGAAGCAGGGGCTGCTCCAGATGAGCGGCGGGGTGCTCCTGCCGGACTTCCTGGGCGTCCTCCAGAGGGGCCAGGCGCCCGAACCGGCCGAAGGCCCCGCCGCACCCGCCCGCCCGATGCTCGACTGGAACCGGTTCGTCGCCGAGCGCCTGGAGGCCGGCTCGCGGGAGTTGTACGCCGAGTGCCTCGGCGTCATGGAGCGTCAGCTCCTGACCCGCGTCCTGGACCGCACCGGGGGCAACCAACTGCGGGCGGCCGCCCTCCTGGGGATCACCCGGGGCAGCCTGCGGCACAAGCTCCGGGCGCTCGGGCTCACGATCGAGCGCGGCGTGAGCGCGGACGACGAGCGCGAGGAGTGA
- a CDS encoding cephalosporin hydroxylase family protein, giving the protein MRLTIDTDARTVTAETAEGPNRYPLDSPEAFRLITEHWLTVGWTQKYIYGFTWLGRPIIQLPEDMIRIQEVIHRIKPDVILETGVAHGGSLVYYASLCKATDRGRVIGVDIEIRPHNRTAIEAHPLAGYITLVEGSSTDAGTVATVTGLIRPGEQVLVLLDSNHSKAHVRAELEAYAPLVGVGSYIVATDGIMGALAGRPGARPGWEWDNPSEAAREFAAAHPQFALEEPGFLFNEGKISEHVTHWPSAYLRRVA; this is encoded by the coding sequence ATGCGGCTGACCATCGACACGGACGCCCGAACCGTGACCGCCGAAACTGCCGAGGGGCCGAATCGGTACCCGCTGGATTCGCCGGAGGCGTTCCGACTCATCACCGAGCACTGGCTCACCGTCGGGTGGACGCAGAAGTACATCTACGGGTTCACCTGGCTCGGGCGGCCGATCATCCAGTTGCCCGAGGACATGATCCGCATCCAGGAAGTGATCCACCGCATCAAACCGGACGTGATTCTGGAGACCGGCGTCGCCCACGGCGGGTCGCTCGTCTACTACGCGAGCCTCTGTAAGGCGACCGACCGGGGCCGGGTGATCGGGGTGGACATCGAGATCCGCCCCCACAACCGCACCGCCATCGAGGCGCACCCGCTGGCCGGGTACATCACGCTCGTCGAAGGCAGTTCGACCGACGCGGGCACGGTCGCAACGGTGACGGGGCTGATCCGGCCGGGCGAACAGGTGCTGGTGCTGCTCGATTCGAACCACTCGAAGGCGCACGTGCGGGCCGAACTGGAGGCGTACGCGCCGCTGGTGGGCGTCGGGTCGTACATCGTCGCGACGGACGGAATCATGGGCGCACTGGCCGGGCGCCCGGGCGCGCGACCGGGGTGGGAGTGGGACAACCCGTCGGAAGCGGCCCGCGAGTTCGCGGCCGCCCACCCGCAGTTCGCGCTGGAGGAGCCGGGGTTCCTGTTCAACGAGGGGAAGATTTCCGAGCACGTCACGCACTGGCCGTCCGCGTACCTGCGCCGCGTGGCCTGA
- a CDS encoding NAD(P)-dependent alcohol dehydrogenase, with the protein MSTRAYAASTAKSPLAPHAITRRAPLATDVEIDVLYCGVCHSDLHQARDEWHEFAPTAYPCVPGHEIVGRVTKVGKDVKKFKAGDYAAVGCMVDSCRTCPSCTRGLEQYCVHFPTFTYNGQDKHSGSVTYGGYSERIVVDEAFTLKVSETANLAATAPLLCAGITTYSPLRHWGVGPGQKVGIVGLGGLGHMGVKFARAFGAHVVLFTTSPSKIEDGKRLGAHEVVVSKDAGAMKAHASSFDFVLDAVSADHDINAYLSLLKLDGTLCLVGAPEKPLPVAAFNLLLPRRSFAGSGIGGVAETQEMLDFCAERGIASDVEVIPIQKINEAYDRLLKGDVKYRFVIDMASIKQ; encoded by the coding sequence TTGAGTACCCGAGCCTACGCCGCCTCGACCGCTAAAAGTCCTTTGGCCCCGCACGCGATCACGCGCCGCGCGCCGCTGGCGACAGATGTGGAGATCGACGTCCTTTATTGCGGGGTGTGCCACTCGGACCTGCACCAGGCCCGGGACGAATGGCACGAGTTCGCCCCCACCGCCTACCCGTGTGTGCCCGGCCACGAGATCGTGGGGCGCGTCACGAAAGTGGGCAAGGACGTGAAGAAGTTCAAGGCCGGCGACTACGCCGCCGTCGGGTGCATGGTCGATTCCTGCCGCACCTGCCCGAGCTGCACCCGCGGGCTGGAGCAGTACTGCGTTCACTTCCCGACGTTCACATACAACGGCCAGGATAAGCACTCCGGTAGCGTCACCTACGGCGGGTACTCCGAGCGGATCGTCGTGGACGAGGCGTTCACCCTTAAGGTGTCCGAGACGGCGAACCTCGCGGCGACGGCCCCGCTCTTGTGCGCCGGGATCACGACGTACTCGCCGCTGCGGCACTGGGGGGTCGGCCCCGGGCAGAAGGTCGGGATCGTCGGCCTCGGCGGGCTCGGCCACATGGGCGTGAAGTTCGCCCGCGCGTTCGGCGCGCACGTCGTCCTCTTCACGACGTCCCCGAGCAAAATTGAGGACGGCAAGCGCCTGGGCGCGCACGAGGTCGTGGTGTCCAAGGACGCGGGCGCCATGAAGGCGCACGCTTCGAGCTTCGACTTCGTTCTCGACGCGGTGTCCGCGGACCACGACATCAACGCGTACCTGTCGCTCCTGAAGCTGGACGGCACGCTCTGCCTGGTGGGCGCGCCCGAGAAGCCGCTGCCGGTCGCCGCGTTCAACTTGCTCCTGCCGCGCCGCAGCTTCGCCGGCTCGGGCATCGGCGGGGTCGCGGAAACGCAGGAGATGCTCGATTTCTGCGCCGAGCGGGGCATCGCGAGCGACGTCGAGGTGATCCCGATCCAGAAAATCAACGAAGCCTACGACCGTTTGCTCAAGGGAGACGTGAAATACCGCTTCGTCATCGACATGGCGTCGATCAAGCAGTAA